The Sinomicrobium kalidii genome contains a region encoding:
- a CDS encoding SusC/RagA family TonB-linked outer membrane protein, producing the protein MKIGQTNTHFSRVEKAILFLMRAFIGLFCMVTFGFTSNHGFPQTTVDIDADATMTVFEVFDLIQDQTEYYFIYKKEPLKGLSPIAVKKGRIKVSELLGNTLSLSKYTYKVKPDKTIIISRKKHAETGATSTEIQQLRVSGTVTAAPDNTPLPGVNIIVKGTSRGTMSDADGNYNITVRATDILSFSFVGYRTVEIPVDGRTTVNTQLEEAVTTLEGVEVNAGYYIVKDRERTGNISRVTSEEIELQPIVSPLEALQGRMAGVEIIQQSGVPGTQTRFRIRGQNSLRTSGNLPLYIIDGIPVDSNVLSSSGGLTSVGIDPLNTLNLSNIESIEVLKDADATAIYGSRGANGVVLITTKKSSDFPQKTGVEFQIYGGISTVSNKLDLLNTEQYLALRKEAFENDGVTPTEFNAVDLVVWDQDRYTNWQKKLFGGTAQVTDLNMAISGGNETTSYRLSGAYHSQGNVFPGDFTYQKVTMGLNLNHRSKNQKYHMNLSVNYGVDDNELFHGQGFVGDAIILPPNAPELYNEDGLLNWENSTWTNPLAVTNQDTRAETNNLVSNLVMSYRLVPNLILKANMGYSHLNMNEKVKRSIDAYDPADWDRRTSSSLHGDTKRKSWIIEPQLIYSSKTGIGNIEALLGTTFQHSENNTLRITGTGYSDKRLIGNLAAAEEVRINSNTNAQYRYHAIFGRIGYNWHKKYFINLTGRRDGSSRFGQDRRFANFGAIGGAWIFSEEDFVKKSMPFLSFGKLRGSYGITGSDQVGDYAYLDTYQPTPGPGGLYPTELSNPYYSWEENKKLEAAMDLSFFRNRVNLGVSWYRNRSSNQLVGYPLAGTTGFSLVQANLPATVQNMGWEIELSTMNIQLNDFQWQTALNLSIPKNKLISYPDLESSSYANTYRVGHPLNISLRYIYDGIDPDTGFYRVVDVNEDGRLDNNDRTVISFNGRNLFGGINNEFRYKNLSFSFLMEFVKHKEAPYNYTVPPGRYGNITIENYNVWKQPGDETNIQRASQSIQALLSDINFRNSDQFLSDASFIRLKTLSISYNLPKKVLGSFSAQSCRIYAHAQNLFTITGYKGLDPQFPGGSTRLPVLKSMTLGIQLKF; encoded by the coding sequence ATGAAAATTGGGCAAACAAACACGCATTTTTCCCGTGTAGAAAAAGCAATACTGTTTTTAATGAGGGCATTTATAGGTTTGTTCTGTATGGTTACTTTTGGTTTTACATCAAATCACGGGTTTCCCCAAACCACGGTCGATATTGATGCGGACGCCACCATGACCGTATTCGAGGTATTTGACCTTATACAAGATCAAACGGAGTATTATTTTATTTATAAAAAAGAACCTCTAAAAGGGCTTTCGCCCATAGCTGTAAAAAAAGGCCGGATAAAAGTTTCGGAGTTGCTTGGCAATACGCTTAGCTTGAGTAAGTATACCTATAAAGTAAAACCGGACAAAACAATAATCATCTCCCGAAAGAAACATGCTGAAACCGGAGCTACTTCCACTGAAATTCAACAACTCCGGGTGAGCGGCACGGTAACAGCCGCGCCGGACAATACCCCCTTGCCCGGAGTTAATATTATTGTTAAGGGGACTTCCCGTGGCACCATGTCTGATGCCGATGGTAATTATAACATTACGGTACGTGCCACGGATATCCTTTCCTTTTCTTTTGTGGGCTATAGAACTGTGGAGATTCCTGTGGATGGGCGTACTACTGTGAATACACAGTTGGAAGAAGCTGTTACTACACTGGAAGGTGTGGAGGTCAATGCAGGATATTATATCGTAAAAGACCGGGAGAGGACAGGAAATATTAGTCGTGTAACTTCTGAAGAAATAGAACTCCAACCTATTGTGAGTCCTTTGGAGGCATTACAAGGGAGAATGGCGGGGGTAGAAATCATACAACAAAGTGGAGTACCGGGAACACAAACACGTTTTCGCATACGAGGTCAAAATAGCTTAAGAACATCAGGAAACTTACCCTTATATATCATTGATGGGATTCCTGTAGATTCTAATGTCTTAAGTAGTTCAGGAGGACTAACCTCCGTGGGGATAGATCCTTTAAATACATTAAATCTATCCAATATAGAAAGTATAGAAGTTTTAAAAGATGCCGACGCGACTGCTATTTATGGTTCCAGAGGTGCTAATGGGGTGGTTTTAATTACTACAAAAAAAAGTTCAGATTTTCCTCAAAAAACTGGAGTAGAGTTCCAAATCTATGGTGGGATTAGTACGGTATCAAATAAATTGGACCTTTTAAATACGGAACAATACTTGGCATTGCGCAAAGAAGCATTTGAAAATGATGGGGTTACTCCAACCGAATTTAATGCTGTAGATTTAGTGGTTTGGGATCAAGATCGTTACACGAACTGGCAGAAAAAGCTTTTCGGAGGCACTGCCCAGGTTACAGATTTAAATATGGCAATATCGGGAGGGAATGAAACTACATCCTATCGTTTGAGTGGGGCTTATCATAGTCAGGGAAATGTTTTTCCAGGCGATTTTACATATCAAAAGGTAACTATGGGGTTAAATCTCAACCATAGATCAAAAAATCAAAAATACCATATGAACCTATCCGTAAACTATGGGGTGGATGATAATGAACTTTTTCACGGACAAGGTTTTGTTGGAGATGCGATTATTTTACCTCCAAATGCACCGGAATTGTATAACGAGGATGGATTATTAAACTGGGAAAATTCAACATGGACCAATCCTTTGGCCGTAACCAACCAGGATACCAGGGCAGAAACCAATAATTTGGTATCCAATCTGGTCATGTCTTATAGATTAGTACCCAACCTTATCCTGAAGGCCAATATGGGATATTCACACCTGAATATGAATGAAAAGGTCAAACGATCGATTGATGCCTATGACCCCGCGGACTGGGATCGCAGGACCAGTAGTTCACTTCATGGAGATACGAAACGAAAATCCTGGATTATTGAACCTCAACTAATATACAGTTCAAAGACAGGTATTGGAAACATAGAAGCATTGCTGGGAACTACATTTCAACATAGTGAAAACAATACCTTGAGAATAACTGGAACCGGCTATTCAGACAAACGATTAATAGGCAACCTGGCAGCCGCAGAAGAGGTTAGAATAAATTCTAACACAAATGCACAATATCGATATCATGCCATTTTTGGTCGCATTGGGTATAATTGGCATAAAAAGTACTTTATTAATTTAACGGGCCGACGCGATGGTTCTTCTCGGTTTGGACAGGATAGACGATTTGCGAATTTTGGTGCGATTGGCGGCGCATGGATTTTTTCTGAAGAGGATTTTGTAAAGAAGAGCATGCCTTTTTTGTCTTTTGGAAAACTTAGAGGAAGTTACGGTATTACGGGAAGCGACCAGGTAGGCGATTACGCCTATTTGGATACTTATCAACCGACTCCGGGACCTGGTGGACTTTATCCGACGGAACTTAGTAATCCGTATTATTCCTGGGAAGAGAATAAGAAGCTGGAAGCTGCAATGGATCTAAGTTTTTTTCGAAACAGGGTTAATCTTGGAGTAAGCTGGTATCGTAACCGTTCGTCCAACCAATTGGTAGGATATCCCTTGGCGGGCACTACAGGTTTTAGTTTGGTGCAAGCCAATTTACCGGCTACCGTACAAAATATGGGATGGGAAATTGAATTATCGACCATGAATATCCAATTAAACGACTTTCAATGGCAAACTGCATTGAACTTATCGATTCCTAAAAATAAACTGATTAGTTATCCGGATTTAGAAAGTTCTTCCTATGCAAATACCTATAGAGTTGGACATCCACTAAATATTTCATTAAGATATATATATGATGGCATAGACCCGGATACCGGTTTTTACCGTGTAGTTGATGTCAATGAAGATGGAAGGTTGGATAACAACGACCGTACAGTGATCTCTTTTAATGGAAGGAATCTATTTGGTGGAATCAATAACGAATTTCGATATAAGAATTTATCGTTTAGTTTTTTAATGGAATTTGTAAAGCACAAGGAGGCTCCATATAACTATACTGTTCCTCCTGGACGGTATGGAAATATTACTATCGAAAATTATAATGTATGGAAACAACCAGGAGATGAAACCAATATACAAAGGGCGTCACAATCTATTCAAGCATTATTATCGGATATTAATTTTAGGAATAGTGATCAATTTCTTTCAGATGCTTCTTTTATAAGGTTAAAGACATTGTCGATTTCCTATAATCTACCCAAAAAGGTATTGGGCTCTTTTTCTGCTCAAAGTTGTCGTATTTATGCCCATGCCCAGAACCTTTTCACGATAACCGGATACAAAGGTTTAGATCCTCAATTTCCGGGAGGTTCTACCCGTTTACCCGTTTTAAAAAGTATGACTTTAGGCATTCAATTAAAATTTTAA
- a CDS encoding RagB/SusD family nutrient uptake outer membrane protein, whose translation MKITFSRHTSAILASFFFFVSCEDFVDVDLPDDKIASQTVFANDNTALDAMQGIYNQLFNVQFSSGSSSSVTFLSGLSADTFMVISSNQTNLEFLQNEITIQNSKNLSIWNSAYNIIYQTNAVLEGIENSNTLSDIVVERLNGEAMFVRAFCYFYLVNLYGDVPLILTTDYSVNTLASREDLSLVYTQIISDLEYAIDVLGIEYEDKERIYANRYVAMALLARVHLYLQNWKQAESLSNEIIQQTAIYEILEDPDVVFMANSKEAIWQISPIGSGEGFGHTNEGNQFIITSAFSNAVVLSDSFMTIWDSDDKRSEHWIGNIVEDGEVYNYPYKYKVQFDDSGSEETISEYSMVLRLAEQYLIRAEARVQLGDLPGAISDLDVIRKRANLPLISEINPSANAEELEQLLLEERRKELFTEWGHRWMDLKRWGKASDILGQTKDDTIEPMDLLYPIPEEERNKNPNLSQNPGY comes from the coding sequence ATGAAAATTACTTTTTCCAGACATACATCAGCGATACTTGCAAGTTTTTTCTTTTTCGTTTCCTGCGAGGATTTTGTGGATGTTGACTTACCGGACGATAAGATAGCCTCCCAAACAGTTTTTGCAAATGATAACACTGCATTAGATGCAATGCAAGGCATCTATAATCAATTGTTTAATGTACAATTTTCTTCAGGAAGTTCCAGTTCTGTTACATTTTTATCCGGATTATCTGCGGATACCTTTATGGTTATCTCTTCCAATCAAACGAATTTGGAATTTCTTCAGAATGAGATAACGATCCAAAATAGCAAAAACCTTTCTATCTGGAATAGTGCCTATAATATTATATATCAAACCAACGCTGTTTTGGAAGGAATTGAAAATTCCAATACTTTATCCGATATCGTAGTAGAGCGTCTGAATGGAGAAGCTATGTTTGTCCGTGCATTTTGTTATTTCTATTTGGTGAATCTTTATGGTGATGTACCATTAATATTGACTACTGATTATAGTGTAAATACCCTAGCGTCAAGAGAAGATTTGAGCCTTGTTTATACACAAATTATTTCCGATTTGGAATATGCTATTGATGTTTTAGGGATCGAATATGAAGATAAAGAAAGAATCTATGCCAATCGTTATGTCGCTATGGCATTATTGGCAAGAGTCCATCTTTACTTACAAAACTGGAAGCAGGCCGAATCTTTAAGCAATGAAATTATACAGCAAACAGCTATTTATGAAATTTTGGAAGACCCGGACGTAGTATTTATGGCCAATAGTAAAGAAGCGATCTGGCAGATTTCACCTATAGGAAGTGGTGAGGGGTTCGGGCATACCAATGAAGGCAATCAATTTATAATAACCTCTGCGTTTAGCAATGCTGTGGTTTTGTCAGATAGTTTTATGACTATTTGGGATTCGGACGACAAACGATCAGAACATTGGATAGGGAACATAGTAGAGGATGGCGAGGTCTATAATTACCCGTATAAGTACAAAGTACAGTTTGATGATTCAGGCTCAGAGGAAACTATATCAGAATATTCTATGGTATTACGACTAGCGGAGCAATATTTAATACGGGCAGAGGCCAGAGTGCAATTAGGGGATCTTCCCGGTGCGATATCTGATTTGGACGTGATAAGAAAAAGAGCCAATCTACCACTGATTTCTGAGATAAACCCAAGTGCTAATGCGGAAGAATTAGAACAGTTGTTACTGGAGGAGCGAAGAAAAGAACTGTTTACTGAATGGGGACATCGTTGGATGGACTTAAAACGGTGGGGCAAAGCTTCGGATATTTTGGGACAAACCAAAGATGATACGATAGAGCCTATGGACCTTCTTTACCCCATCCCTGAAGAAGAAAGAAATAAAAACCCCAATCTATCCCAAAATCCTGGGTATTAA
- a CDS encoding protein-disulfide reductase DsbD domain-containing protein — translation MVSKSYLCLLWMIVFHFSVVSAQGIDPVEWKFTSKKLDSQTYEVRISAEMEYPWRIYSQHTEEGGPIPTAIEFRENPAVELKGETKEEGSLIEKYEEVFMVDARYYMGIVDFVQQVKVEKKTAQALEGSVTFMACTDEQCLTPQQVEFNVRLN, via the coding sequence ATGGTTTCGAAAAGTTATCTGTGTCTCTTGTGGATGATTGTATTCCATTTTTCTGTCGTTTCCGCCCAGGGCATTGATCCGGTGGAATGGAAATTTACGTCCAAAAAACTGGACAGTCAGACCTATGAGGTACGTATCTCTGCCGAAATGGAATATCCATGGCGTATCTATTCGCAGCATACTGAAGAAGGTGGCCCGATACCTACGGCCATTGAATTCAGGGAGAACCCTGCGGTAGAGTTAAAAGGGGAAACCAAAGAGGAAGGCAGTCTTATTGAAAAATATGAGGAAGTGTTTATGGTGGACGCCCGCTACTATATGGGGATCGTGGATTTTGTACAACAGGTAAAAGTGGAAAAAAAGACTGCGCAGGCCCTGGAGGGCAGTGTCACTTTTATGGCCTGTACGGATGAACAATGCCTGACTCCGCAACAGGTGGAATTTAACGTGAGATTAAATTAA
- a CDS encoding OsmC family protein: protein MKRKAKAVWAGSIKKGKGHLSTDSSVLNQTPYSFNSRFAEGTGTNPEELLAAAHAGCFTMKLSLDLTDAGYEVEELSTASTITLDNGKITRSQLQLEARVPGIDNDTFQSIAKKAEETCPVSQAFSFEIALEAKLVS, encoded by the coding sequence ATGAAACGCAAAGCAAAAGCCGTATGGGCAGGCAGTATCAAGAAAGGAAAAGGACATCTTAGCACAGACAGTTCCGTATTGAACCAGACCCCGTATTCTTTTAACAGCCGGTTTGCCGAAGGTACGGGCACCAACCCCGAGGAACTCCTCGCCGCTGCACATGCCGGGTGTTTTACCATGAAACTAAGCCTCGACCTTACCGATGCCGGATATGAAGTGGAAGAACTCAGCACGGCATCGACCATTACGCTCGACAACGGTAAAATAACCCGCTCTCAGCTGCAACTCGAAGCCAGGGTCCCCGGTATTGATAACGACACCTTCCAGTCCATTGCCAAAAAGGCAGAAGAGACCTGCCCCGTAAGCCAGGCCTTCAGTTTTGAGATCGCACTGGAAGCAAAACTGGTTTCCTGA
- a CDS encoding SDR family NAD(P)-dependent oxidoreductase, which translates to MTTTKNKTALITGGSRGLGRDMAINLAKKGIDVVLTYHSNKVKADEVIAEIESEGQKGIALQLDTGDVNSFDSFFARLGPELKEQTGSPGFDFLINNAGTALYAPFAETTEAQFDEIFNIHLRGVFFLTQKALSFMNDGGRIINISSGLARFSFPGSSAYGSMKGAVEVLTRYLAKELGPRGIAANVVAPGAIETDFGGGRVRDDKEINRHVAGVTALGRAGLPEDIGGLVAFLCTEEARWINGQRIEASGGMML; encoded by the coding sequence ATGACAACAACGAAAAACAAAACCGCCCTCATAACAGGCGGTAGTCGTGGACTGGGAAGGGACATGGCCATAAACCTCGCGAAGAAAGGAATTGATGTGGTGCTTACCTACCACAGCAATAAGGTAAAAGCCGATGAAGTGATCGCTGAAATCGAATCGGAAGGACAAAAAGGCATTGCTCTGCAACTGGATACGGGTGACGTAAATTCATTTGATAGTTTTTTTGCCCGGCTCGGCCCGGAATTAAAAGAGCAAACCGGCAGTCCCGGTTTCGATTTTCTCATTAACAATGCGGGAACGGCGCTTTACGCCCCCTTTGCCGAAACCACGGAGGCACAGTTCGACGAGATCTTCAATATCCACCTGCGCGGCGTATTTTTCCTTACACAAAAAGCCTTGTCCTTTATGAACGACGGCGGGCGTATAATAAATATTTCGTCCGGGCTGGCCCGGTTTTCTTTTCCGGGGTCATCGGCTTACGGTTCCATGAAAGGGGCTGTTGAGGTACTTACAAGATACCTGGCAAAAGAGCTCGGACCACGGGGTATTGCAGCTAATGTGGTGGCACCCGGTGCCATAGAAACCGACTTTGGCGGTGGCCGTGTCAGGGATGATAAAGAGATCAACCGGCACGTTGCAGGTGTTACCGCGCTGGGAAGGGCAGGTCTGCCGGAAGACATAGGAGGTTTGGTAGCCTTTTTATGTACGGAAGAAGCCCGCTGGATCAACGGGCAGCGCATCGAAGCCTCCGGGGGGATGATGCTGTAA
- a CDS encoding FecR family protein: protein MESKLILKKLLNLLTGEEEEIFDQWYNESSENRKYFEEERKKYLDLVPDSMDIDKTAAWENVERKLPADVPAVEQTKKQKSYWKYAIAASVVLFISLGIFFYDDVLRGNATESKIETGSSKAILTLEDGTQVPLKKGEAYTSGNVNSDGESVVYAADENVAKEISYNELTVPRGGEFLLLLADSTRVWLNSDTKIRYPNTFIDGQPRIVELRYGEAFFEVTSAEKHGGSAFRVTTRNQEIEVLGTQFNVSAYREDKAVTSTLVEGKVAVNTGNTKKELKPGEQAIVTKDDPEITVSTVDVNNYITWRNGFFGFDEKPLAEIMQTLSRWYDVEVEFENKSLQNIRFSGVLGRREPIKVLLSLISEFDRDVEFEIKGRKILVKEASSN, encoded by the coding sequence ATGGAAAGCAAACTGATATTAAAGAAGCTGTTGAACCTGTTAACCGGAGAGGAGGAGGAAATTTTTGATCAATGGTATAACGAGTCTTCTGAGAATAGAAAATACTTTGAAGAAGAAAGGAAAAAATACCTTGACCTTGTTCCGGACAGTATGGATATAGATAAAACTGCCGCCTGGGAAAATGTGGAACGCAAGCTCCCCGCTGATGTTCCCGCGGTTGAGCAAACAAAAAAACAAAAATCATATTGGAAATATGCGATTGCAGCATCTGTTGTCCTGTTCATTTCCCTCGGTATCTTTTTCTACGATGATGTTTTAAGGGGAAATGCAACCGAAAGTAAAATAGAAACAGGCAGCAGCAAAGCCATCCTCACTTTGGAAGACGGCACGCAGGTGCCCCTGAAAAAAGGAGAAGCCTACACTTCGGGGAATGTAAACAGTGACGGTGAATCTGTAGTGTATGCTGCGGATGAAAACGTCGCAAAAGAAATCAGTTATAACGAGCTTACCGTACCCCGTGGCGGGGAATTCCTGCTTTTGCTGGCAGACAGCACCAGGGTATGGCTCAATTCGGATACGAAGATCAGGTACCCCAATACGTTCATTGACGGACAGCCACGGATTGTAGAATTACGCTATGGTGAGGCCTTTTTCGAGGTAACTTCCGCAGAAAAGCACGGTGGCAGCGCCTTTAGGGTAACTACCCGAAACCAGGAGATCGAAGTGCTGGGCACACAGTTCAACGTGTCGGCTTACCGCGAGGACAAGGCTGTGACCAGCACCCTGGTGGAGGGGAAAGTGGCTGTGAATACTGGTAATACCAAAAAAGAACTGAAACCCGGAGAGCAGGCTATAGTAACGAAAGATGATCCGGAGATCACTGTGAGTACTGTAGATGTCAATAATTATATTACATGGAGGAATGGATTTTTCGGTTTTGATGAAAAACCCTTAGCGGAAATCATGCAAACCTTATCCCGATGGTATGATGTGGAAGTGGAATTTGAGAATAAGTCTTTACAAAATATCCGCTTTAGCGGCGTATTGGGCAGACGGGAACCTATCAAAGTCCTGTTGTCCCTTATATCTGAATTTGACAGGGATGTAGAGTTTGAGATTAAAGGCAGGAAAATACTTGTAAAAGAAGCTTCTTCAAATTAG
- a CDS encoding helix-turn-helix domain-containing protein translates to MNPEDPDKTLSEVLAAIGNKIRKERVSKGYTLEEMDALCDIDPSDFSRIENGKSNLTFKTLVRIAMALNLESIDVFGIRFSLKNDSGD, encoded by the coding sequence ATGAACCCTGAAGACCCGGATAAGACTTTAAGTGAGGTTTTAGCTGCCATTGGAAATAAAATCAGAAAGGAAAGAGTGTCGAAAGGTTATACCCTGGAGGAAATGGATGCTTTATGCGATATTGATCCCAGTGATTTCAGCCGAATTGAAAATGGAAAAAGCAATCTGACGTTTAAAACACTGGTGAGGATAGCAATGGCTTTAAACCTGGAGTCCATAGATGTATTCGGTATAAGATTTTCTTTAAAAAATGATTCCGGCGACTAA
- a CDS encoding RNA polymerase sigma factor has product MNVSFVISEIRKRNRVVFKKLFDRFYKELVYYANHYLHDSAQSEDLVQEVFIYIWENADHLDIKTSLKGYMYTMVRNRCLNALKAVGIKDDLEFKDFYIALTEDYNPLINKEEEKSREDFLRAVVKMADTFPPQMQKVFKLWYFNQYEYKMIAEELGIGVSTVKKYLERAKDKIAKSLPLVLNHFL; this is encoded by the coding sequence ATGAACGTAAGTTTTGTAATTAGCGAAATACGGAAAAGGAACCGTGTTGTCTTCAAAAAGCTTTTCGACAGGTTTTATAAAGAACTGGTGTATTATGCCAATCATTACCTGCACGATTCGGCCCAGAGCGAAGACCTGGTCCAGGAAGTGTTTATTTATATCTGGGAAAATGCCGATCACCTCGATATAAAAACCTCTTTAAAGGGATATATGTATACTATGGTACGGAATCGCTGTTTGAATGCGCTAAAGGCCGTAGGCATCAAGGATGATCTGGAGTTTAAGGATTTTTATATTGCTTTAACAGAAGACTATAACCCACTTATAAACAAAGAGGAGGAAAAAAGCCGGGAAGATTTTTTACGTGCCGTGGTAAAGATGGCAGATACGTTTCCCCCGCAAATGCAAAAAGTTTTTAAACTGTGGTACTTTAACCAATACGAATATAAAATGATTGCCGAGGAGCTCGGAATAGGTGTTTCTACCGTAAAAAAGTACCTGGAAAGGGCAAAAGACAAGATCGCGAAATCTTTGCCCCTGGTTTTAAACCATTTTCTGTAA